The following is a genomic window from Pseudomonas sp. FP2335.
GGACGCTGCAGGTGCTGCAAGAGCAGGACATCCTGGGTGAGAGTTGGAAGTTTGTGCAGGACGGCGTTACGCGCCTTGAAGAGCGCGTGTATCAGTTGGTCAAGCGCTGAATTTGCTGGCGCCATTGCGGGCAAGTCGAATCGTCGCACCGCCGCCCGCACATTTTGATCGCATTCCCCTGTGGGAGCTGCCTGCGATGGCGATATAAGCAGCCACAAAAAAGGGGCGATCAAATCGCCCCTTTTGGTGACACTCGTGGCCTGTCAGCCTCGACGACGCAGTGCGTCGATCCGCTCTTCCAGCGGCGGGTGGCTCATGAACAGGCGAGCCATGCCCTGTTTGATACCGCCGTTGATGCCAAAGGCCGTCAAGCTGTCCGGCATGTGCACCGGCAGGCCCTGTTCGGAGCGCAGGTGTTGCAGGGCTGCAATCATCGCCCCGGTACCCGCCAGGCGCGCACCGGCTTCGTCTGCGCGGAATTCGCGTTTGCGCGAGAACCACATGGTGATCGCACTGGCCAGGAAGCCCAGCACCAGTTCGGCGAAGATGGTCGCCACGTAGTAGGCAATGCCGCGGCCTTCTTCGTTCTTGAAGATCACCTTGTCGACGAAGTTGCCGATGATCCGTGCGAAGAACATCACGAAGGTGTTCACCACGCCCTGGACCAGCGCCAGGGTGACCATGTCGCCGTTGGCCACGTGGCCGATCTCGTGGGCCAGCACCGCCTTCACTTCGTCGTACGAGAAGCGTTCCAGCATGCCCTGGCTCACTGCAACGAGCGCGTCGTTCTTGTTCCAGCCGGTGGCAAAGGCGTTGGCTTCATAGGCCGGGAAGATCCCGACTTCCGGCATCTTGATACCGGCCTCGCGGGACAATTGCTCGACGGTCTGCAGCAACCATTGCTCATGCCGGGTGCGTGGCTGGGTGATGACTTGGGTGCTGGTGCTCATCTTCGCCATCCACTTGGAGATGAACAGCGAGAAGAGCGAGCCGGCAAAACCAAAGACCGCACAGAAAACCAGCAGCTGATTGAGGTTCAGGTCAACCCCGTTGGCCGCCATGAACCCGTTGAAGCCGAAAAGGCTCAGGGTGATGCTGGCAATCAGCACGACCGCCAGGTTAGTGGCCAAGAACAGCAGGATGCGCATCATGGTTGTAGAGTTCTCCTCATGCTAAATATGTCGCGTACTGCGGGGTATATAAGGTGCGGCTTGGGGCTATTCAACCGAGCGACTATTTCAAACTGTGTCCTACAGCCTGAATGTAGAGTCTTGAAGGGAATTTCCGATCCCTAAAGCCCGTCTTGATCGTTATGCCTGTGCCGTCGCGCCCCGTAATTATAGGGGGCTGAGCGTTTTATGGGGGGACCGAGACAGGGAAGAGGGATAAAAGGGTAGAGAAGTGTTGCCAGATAATCGCTGTACGACCTATTCCCAGTCGTACAGCGTCATTGTCGTTACTGGCGATAGGATTTGAGGAAGTTGCCGATGCGACCAATGGCCATGTCCAGGTCATCCACACGCGGCAAGGTCACTACACGGAAGTGATCCGGCCACGGCCAGTTGAACGCCGTGCCCTGGACCACCAGCAGCTTTTCCGACAGCAACAGGTCGAGCACGAATTTCTCGTCGTTGAAGATCGGGCAGACTTTCGGGTCGATGCGTGGGAAGGCGTACAGCGCGCCCATCGGTTTCACACAGCTCACGCCGGGGATGGCGTTGAGCAGTTCCCATGTGCGGTTGCGCTGCTCCAGCAGGCGCCCCTGGGGCAGGAGCAGATCGTTGATGCTCTGGTAGCCGCCCAGGGCGGTCTGGATGGCGTGCTGGCTCGGCACGTTGGCGCACAGGCGCATGTTGGCCAGCATGTCGATGCCTTCAATGTAGCTCTGGGCGTTGTGCTTGGGACCGGAGATCGCGATCCAGCCGGAACGGAAACCCGCCACGCGGTAGGACTTGGACAGGCCGTTGAAGGTCAGGCACAGCAGGTCCGGCGCCAGGGAGGCGGTGCATACGTGTACGGCGTCGTCGTAGAGAATCTTGTCGTAGATTTCGTCCGAGAACACCACCAGGTTGTGCTGGCGCGCCAGTTCCAGCATGCCCAGCAGCACTTCCTTGGAATACACCGCGCCGGTCGGGTTGTTCGGGTTGATGATCACCAAAGCCTTGGTGTTCGGGGTGATCTTGGCCTTGATGTCGGCCAGGTCCGGGAACCAGTCGGCGCCTTCGTCACACAGGTAGTGCACCGGGTGGCCGCCGGCCAGGGTCACGGCGGCGGTCCACAGCGGGTAGTCCGGAGCCGGCACCAGCACTTCGTCGCCATTGTTGAGCAGGGCCTGCATGGACATCACGATCAACTCGGACACGCCATTGCCCAGGTAGATGTCCTCGATGCCGACACCTTCGACCTGTTTCTGCTGGTAGTACTGCATCACCGCCTTGCGCGCGCTGAACAGGCCCTTGGAGTCGCTGTAGCCCTGCGCCGTCGGCAGGTTGCGGATCACGTCCTGGAGGATTTCGTCCGGCGCTTCGAAACCAAAGGGCGCCGGGTTGCCGATGTTCAGCTTGAGGATGCGATGGCCTTCCTCTTCCAGACGCTTGGCGTGCTTGAGCACCGGGCCGCGAATGTCGTAGCAGACGTTGGCGAGCTTGTTCGATTTGCTGACCTGCATGGCGATGTGATCCTGAAAATGAACGATCCAGACGGTGTGGACACAACCGTACTGCGAATCCTGCGGGGCCCGCCCCCATAAATACGTTTGAATGCCGATGGCGCGGGTGCCAGACTGGCGTTTTGAAGAGGCGCAATCATACGTGCCACCTGATCTACGGAAAAGATACAGATCAGGGTTTTTCAGTTGCCGAGGTGTATCGATGGAAAAGTTGCAGAAAACCCTTGAGGAATGGCGGGAAATGCTCGACCCGGCGCAGTATCAGGTGTGTCGCCTCAAAGGCACTGAGCGCCCGTTTTCCGGCAAATACAATGCCACCACCACCGATGGCGTTTATCACTGCATCTGCTGCAATGAGCCGCTGTTCGATTCCAGCACCAAATTCGATGCAGGCTGCGGCTGGCCGAGCTTCTACGAACCGATTGCCGAGAGTGCGATGATCGAGATCCGTGACGTCAGCCACGGCATGATCCGCACTGAAGTTACCTGTGCCAAATGCGATGCCCACTTGGGCCACGTGTTCCCGGACGGCCCGCCGCCGACGGGCTTGCGTTACTGCATCAACTCGGTGTGCCTCGATTTCGTGCCGCGCTAGCACGACAGGAATGCATGATTAAATTGCGTGCAATTGAATTGGAAGCTATCTTTCAGCCTCTTTCCTCCTTTGTCATCGAGGCACTGCCATGAGCAATCCCCTGCTGAGCATTCCTTGCACCACCATCAAGGGTGAGCAAAAAACCTTGGCCGATTTCGCCGGCAAGGCCATCCTGGTGGTCAACACCGCCAGCAAATGTGGCTTCACCCCGCAGTACAAGGGGCTGGAGCAACTCTGGCAGGCCTACAAGGACCAGGGGCTGGTGGTATTGGGGTTTCCCTGCAACCAGTTCGGCAAGCAGGAGCCGGGTAACGAAGGGGCGATTTCCGAGTTCTGCGAGCTGAATTTCGGCGTCAGTTTCCCCTTGTTCAAGAAAATCGACGTCAATGGCAACGATGCCCACCCGTTGTTCGTCCAGCTGAAACAGCAAGCGCCAGGCCTGCTCGGCTCCAAAGGCATCAAGTGGAACTTCACCAAGTTCCTCATCGGTCGCGACGGCCAGGTGGTCAAGCGTTTCGCCCCGACCACCAAGCCCCAGGACCTGACTCAAGAGATCGAAGCCCTGCTCAAATGACCGTCTCCCTCGCCCTCGACCATCAGCTGTGCTTCAAGCTCTATGCCGCTTCCCGCGCCGTGACCCGTGCCTATAAGCCCATGCTCGATCAGCTCGGCCTGACCTATCCGCAGTATCTGGCCATGCTGGTGCTGTGGGAATGGCACGCGGCGGCCCAGGCCCTGCCCACGGTGCGGGCGCTGGGGCAGCGGTTGATGCTCGATTCGGGCACGCTCACGCCCCTGCTCAAGCGCCTGGAGCAACTCGGGCTGGTGCGGCGTCAGCGCAGTGCACGGGACGAGCGTGAGGTGCATTTGAGCCTGAGCGAGGCGGGCGCGCAGTTGAAGGGGCAGGCCCACGCCTTGAAAACCCGCTTGCTGTGCGACAGCGGCGTCGACCTGAACCAGGCCGATGCCCTGCGCGATGGCCTGGACCAACTGCTGGCGCAGATCAAAGACTTGTCGTCCTCGGCACCCACAGATCCAGCAGGCCATTGAGCTCTTCACGACGGAATGGCTTGGCCAGGTAGTCATTCATCCCCGCTGCTCGGCAACGTTCGCGTTCTTCGGCCAGGGCATTGGCGGTCAAGGCCACGATGGGCAGGTCCGGCCAGCGCCCGCTGCGGCGGATCTGCCGGCTGGCTTCGTAGCCATCCATGACCGGCATGTTGCAGTCCATGAGCACCATGTCAAAGCGCTGTTCCTCAAGGAACTTGAGCGCTTCGCCACCATGGGCGGCGATCACCACTTCACAGCCCAGCTTGCTCAGCATGCCCTTGGCCACCAGTTGATTGACCGGATTGTCCTCTACCAGCAGGATGCGTGCCCGCTGCGCGAGGGGTGGGGTCTCGATCTGGATCGGGTCAAGGAACGGTTGCGTGTCGCTGCGCAGGTTGCGATGCAGGATCTGGTACAGCGCAGTGCGGCTCAACGGGCGCGCCTGTTGCTGCAACGGCGCCAGGGCCGCGACTTCTTCACTGGGCATGAAGTTGCCATAGGCGGTGACCAACAGGATCGGAGCGCTGATCGTCGGGCGCAGGCGGAACAGGCATTCGGGGCAGTCAGTGATCAACAGATCGGGGCTCTGCCCGCCCAAGTCGGCATCGCGGGGATAGCAGCGTGGCGTGAGCCCCCAATGTGGTAGCAGGGTGGTGAGCAATTCCGCCAGGCCGCTGCCGGCACTGGTAATGGCGATCACCTCGCCTTGCAGAGGCGCCTGCTGAACCGCCGGTAAATGTGTGGGCAGCGGTAATTCGGCGCAGAACTGGCTGCCGAAGCCGACTTCTGAACTGATGCTCAAGCGCCCGCGCATCGCTTCGCACAGGTTGTAGGTCAGGGCCAGGCCCAGCCCGGTGCCGCCAAACTGGCGGGTGATGCCTGCGCCGGCCTGGGTAAAGGGCTGGAAGATCTTCACCTGCGCTTCCTGGGCAATGCCGATACCGGTGTCACACACCTCGATTCTGACTTGGTCATTGTGGGTGCTCAGGCGCACGTCCACACGGCCAAAGCGTGTGAATTTCAGCGCGTTGGACAACAAATTGCTGACGATCTGCCGCACGCGTGTCGGGTCACCGATCACCTGGGCCGGAAACTGTGGGTCGATCAGGCAGGTCAGTTCCACGCTTGAGGCGGCGTTCTGCGACAGCAGGTTCGCGGTATCTTCCACCAACGAGCCCAGGTCGAACGGGATCGACTCCAGCTCCAACTGGCCGGCGTCAAACTTGGACAGGTCGAGAATGTCGTTGAGCAACTCCACCAGCACTTTGCCCGAGTCATGGGCTATCGACAGTTGCTGGCGCTGTTCGGCGGTCAGCGGGCTGTCCAGGCTAAGGGCGATCATCCCCAGCAAGCCATTGAGCGGTGTGCGGATTTCATGGCTCATGTTCGCCAGGAACGCGGCCCTGGCTTGGGCCATGCCCAGGGCGTTGACCTTCGCCGCCTCCAGCTCGTCATTGGATTGGCTCAGGCGCTGATTGCTGGTCTTGAGTTCCAGGGTGCGCGCCGAGACGATATTTTCCAGTTGCCCCAGGTATTCGGTGAGGCGGTCTTCGGCGTGGCGGCGCTGCTGGATCTCGGTTTCCATGTTTTCAAATTGCTGGTTGGCGACGTTCACCAGCACGCCGATTTCGTCGTGCTCGTGGCCGGGCGGGCAATCCAGGCGCGTCTGCTTGCTGGTACTCAGGGCGTGGATGATGCGCACCAGCGGTTGGGTCAGCATCACGTAGAACAGGGCGAGCAGGATCCCGGTCAGCAGCAGGCTGCGGGCAAAGCCATTGAGCAAGGTGATTTCGGCGCGGCGCAGGAATCGGCTGCCGAACGCGTAGGTATCGACGTCGAGGTGCAATTCGCCGAGGGATTCGTTGGGCATGTGGCTGAGGAACAGTCGGTCTTCAAACTGGCGATTGGCACCAAACAGGAAATCGCTGATGGGGCGGTAGGTACTTTCCTTGCGTGGCCGATTGACGTCAGCCAGTACCACGCCGTTGTTATCGACCAGACGGGCGCGGATGATCGCAGGGGATTGCAGCAGGCCCAGGGTCAGCTCTTGCGCCAGTTCGGCGTCGATGTTGTAGGCGATACGTGACGCGGGGTTGTGGCTGATTTCGAGCAACGAGCGTATTTCACGGTTGATGGATGCGTCTTCGCTGGCATAATCAATGCCGATTTGGATCAGACTGAGCAAGGTTCCCAAGACGAAACCGACCAGCACAGTCAATCTGGCTTGTTTATAAGACAAGCGGTGGGCGAACTTGATATCCATTGAGTGTTGAACCACTTCACGTTTCCCTTCGCCCGGCAAGCATAGCTGAACATCCACCGGCTCTGGCTTGCCCGGCATTAATCGTTTTTACGCAGCCTCGTGTGTTTTGCCGCGGGGCTGCCAATACGCCATCTTTTGCAAGAACTTGCCAGAGGAATAATCGTGGATTCTCGATTGAATGCCTTTCTTGAGCGGGCCGATGCCGTACTCGCCCGGCTCGAACCTTTGTTGCCCGCGCCGCGCCAAACCATCGACTGGAGCCACTGCCTGGCTGCCCGCTGGCAGCGTGAAGGCCGCACTGGTTACTTGCTGCCGCTGGAAGTCAGCCTGGATATGCGCCTGTCCGATCTGATCGGCGTGGACAAGCAACGGGAAACCCTGGCGCGCAATACCCAGCAGTTTCTCGACGGCCTGCCTGCCAACCATGCGTTGTTGTGGGGGTCGCGCGGCACCGGCAAGTCGTCCATGGTCCGCGCCTTGCTGGCCCAGCATGCAGCGGCCGGCCTGCGCTTGATCGAGATCGAACGCGACCACCTGGCCGACCTGCCGCGTGTGGTCGAGCAGCTGCTCAAGCTGCCGCAACGCTTCATCCTGTTCTGTGATGATCTGTCGTTCGAAGCGGGCGAGGGCGACTATCGCGTGCTCAAGAGCGTGCTCGATGGGTCCCTCGAGCAGGCGCCGGAAAACGTGCTGCTGTACGCCACGTCGAACCGTCGTCACCTGGTACCGGAAAACCAGAGTGACAACGACAACTGGAAACGTGTGGACGGTGAGTTGCACCCCAGCGAGGCGGTGGAAGACAAGATCGCGCTGTCCGACCGTTTTGGCCTGTGGCTGTCGTTCTATCCGTTCACCCAGGAACACTTCCTGGATGTGGTTGAGCACTGGATCGGCGAACTGGCGGGCAAGGCCGGCCTGCCGTGGCAACGTGACGAAGCGCTCGACATCCTCGCCGTGCGCTGGGCCACCGGACGCGGCAACCGCAACGGCCGTTGCGCATATCAATTCGCCCGTTACTGGGTGGGCCTCAAATTGCTGGAGCGTCAACCATGATCGATCTACAACACGCCGGCACCGGCCTCGACGGCTATGCCATGCTGTGTGCGCAACTGGAGTCGCTGCTCGCCGATGAACGTGACTTCATCGCCAACAGTGCGCAGTTTTCTGCGTTCCTGTTCAACCAGTTGGACGACCTCAACTGGGCCGGTTTCTACCTCAACCGCAATGAAGAGTTGGTGCTGGGGCCGTTCCAGGGTCAGATCGCCTGTGTGCGTATTCCGTTTGGCCGTGGTGTGTGCGGCGCCGCAGCCGCCTCGCGGCAAACCCAGCGGGTGGAAGATGTGCATGCGTTCCCGGGGCATATCGCGTGCGACAGTGCCTCCAACAGTGAGTTGGTGGTGCCACTGGTCAAGGATGGCCAGTTGATCGGCGTTCTCGACCTCGACAGCCCGTCACTGGCGCGTTTTACCGAGCAGGACAGCGTTGGCATCGAGCAATTGGCGGCGATTTTCCTGCGTTTGACCGACTGCCCATAACACCATCGCGCTTTTCGTGGCGAGGGAGCCTGCTCCCGCTGGAATGCGCAGCGCTCCCCGGTTTTGGCGCCGCTACGCAGCCCAGCGGGAGCAAGCTGCCTCGCCACAACTAGAGGTTATCCCGGCGATTCAGCTCATTGAGCTGGGTTTGCAGTACCCGCTCCAGTTCAAGCATGCATTTTTCCAGAGCCTTGATACCTGTTTCGATCGTGGCCCGGTCCTCACCCGCTGCGCAGGCCTGTTCCAGGGCTTCACATTGCCCGGCCAACACGCTGGCCTGCACAATGCGCGCAGCACCCTTGATCTTGTGGGCCTGCTCGATGATGTCATGGGTTGCGGCCTCGCGTGCAAGCAAGGCGACCAGCTCCTGGCGATCACGGCCGCTGCTGCTCAGTAGCTCCTCCAGCAGGCGCCGGCTCAGTTGCGGGTCGCCTCCGGTGAGCGCGTCCAGGCTGCCGAGGTCCAACTTGAGGCCCGATGGCTGCGGGCATATCTGCGCCAGTTGCCGCTCCAGTGCCGTCAGGCTGATCGGTTTGAACAGGCAATCGTCCATGCCCGCTTCAATGCAGCGCTGTCTCTCCTCGGGCTGGGCGTTGGCGGTAAAACCCAGCACTACGCAAGGGCGCAGTTGTTCGCGCTGTTCGTACTCACGAATCGAGCGGGTCAACTCGTAGCCGTTCATGATAGGCATGTTGCAGTCGGCGATCACCAGGTCGAAGCGTTCCTGGCGCCAGGCCTGAAAGCCGGCAGCACCGTGCGAGGCCGCGGTGAACTGGTGCCCCAGGTAACCCAGTTGCTGGCACATCAGCAAGCGGTTCGCCGGGTGATCGTCCACCACCAATACGTTGAGCACCGGGGCAGGCGCCGGCGCCACCGGCTTGAGTTCATTCACCGCCTCGACTGGCTGCAGGCGCGACATTTTCAGGCTGACATGCACCTGGGTACCGACCATCGGTACGCTGCTCAGGCTCAGGGTGCCGCCCATCATTGCGCACAAGCTGCGGCAGATGACCAGCCCCAGTCCTGCGCCGCTGCGGGCCAAATGCCCCGAGTTGTCCGCCTGGGCGAAGGGTTCGAACAACCGCAGTTGGTCGTCGCGGTTGATGCCGATACCGGTGTCCTCCACCACCAGCTTCATTTCGACTTGCTGCGCGACCTCGGTGTCCAGTAATTCCACGCGGATCTTTACCTGACCGCGTTCAGTGAACTTGATGGCATTGCTGACCAGGTTGGACAGCACCTGCTTGAAGCGCAACGGGTCGATCAGCACATCGTGGTCATCACACTCAGGCTTGAACTCCAGCAGCAGGCTCAGGGTTTTCTGGCGCGCCAGGCCGTCGAATACCCGCACCACCGATTCGATCACTTCCTTGAGGTTGACGCGCTCGGGGGCCAGGCTCAGGCGGCCGGATTCGATGCGGGCGATGTCGAGGATGTCGCCGATCAGTTCCAGCAAATCCTTGGCCGAGTTGTAGGCCACCTCGATTGCCGGACGGTCCAGGTGCCCTTGGTCGGCACGTTTTAGCGTCAGCTCCAGCATACCGATCACCGCATTCATCGGCGTACGGATCTCGTGGCTCATGGTTGCGAGAAAAGTGCTTTTCGCCCGATTGGCCTCGTCGGCGCGCTCCTTGGCCGTGCGCAGTTCATCGAACAGCTGGCGCCGCTCGCTGATGTCGATCCAGCCGCCGATGACGCCTCGGACCTCGCCCGTCGAATCGCGGTAAGGCAGGATCCAGTGGTAGATCGTCAGTTTCTTGCCGCGGATGTGCAGCGACCGATCCAGGATCAACGGGTCGCCTTGCGCCACAACGCGCTGGTAGTCGGCGTGATATTGAGCGGCCTCTGTTTCGAGTGCCGTGCTGATCTGGAGCGCACTTTTGCCGATCACGTCCTCGCGTTTGACGTCGAACGCTTGCAGGTAGCTGTCGTTACAGGTTTGCAGCAGGCCCTTGCGGTCACGCACGTAAATCGGATGGGGCGTTTCGTTGACCAGTGCGCGCATGAACTCGAACTGGTCGTTGAGTGCGCGCTCGGCCATCTTGCGATGCTTGATCTGCCGGCGCATGTAGGCGTTCCAGGCCAGGGAAATCAATAGCAGCAGGCCAGTGCCGAGAATGATCTTGGCGATCAGGTCGTGGTAGTTGCGCCAGTAACTGTCGGACGCGGCGGTGTAGCCGCGCCACCGGCTGTTGATGACGCCCAGCTCATCCGGGGCGATGCTGAGCAGGGCCTTGTCGATAATCGACGTGAGTTCGGTGGCCCTGCGGGATGTCGCCAGCGCGAACGTGGCCGGCGCGGTGCCGATGCTGGAGCTGATCTGAATCTTGTCCTGGAACATCGGTGACGACAGCAAGTAGTTGGCGATCACCAAGGTGTTTACGGCGCCGTCCACGTGCCCTTGTACCAACAGCTCGGTGGATTTGAAGGTGTCACCGGTCTCTACCAGTTGAATCCGCGGATAGCGTTCGCGCAGGAACTTTACCAGCGGGCTGCCCTGGGTGACCGCCAGGCGCTTGCCTTCCATCGCGTCCAGGCCGTTCGGCGTCCGGTCTTCCTTGCGCGTCAACATCACGTAGGAGTTTTCGAGATAGGGCCGGCTGAAGTTCAGTTGGGCCTCCCGCTCGGTGCTTGGAACGATGGCACCGATCATGTCGGCCTTGCCGGTGTTGATCTGGTCGATCGTTGCGTTCACATCGCGCTCGCGCTGGAGTTCGAAGCGCAACCCGGTGCGCAGGCGGATCAGCTCCAGCAGGTCGGCGGTGATGCCGCGAAAATTGCCGTCGGCATCGAAGAAGGACAACGGTGCGAAGGTTTCGTTGACAACCACCTTGACCACCGGGTGATCGTTCAGCCAGCGCTCCTCGCGTTTGCTCAGTTGCAGCTTCTGGTCGGTCAGCAGGATGTCGCTGCCGGCACTCCAGCGCTTGGCAATGCTCTCGCGTTCGTTGGTGGGCACCTTTGCCAGCACTGAATCGACAATGCCCTGCAGCATGTGCTGGTCCTGGCGCATGGCAAAGCTGAAACCATGGGCCTCGTGCTTCCCGAAATTGGCCATGCGGATATTTTTCAGGTAGCCCTTGTTGATCATGTAGTGAGTGGAAATGGTATCGCCGAGAAACACATCCGCCTGATCGAATGCCACCGCATTCAACGCATTCTGGTACGACGGGTAGGCGCGGATCAGGGCCTTGGGGTACAGCTTCTGCACTTCGTCCAGTGGCAGGTAGTGATAGACCAGACTTAACCGTAGCCCTGCGAGGCCATCTGTGAGGCTGCGGGTTTCACCCTCGCGGGTGACCAGCACCGGTTGATCCACCGCATACGGCGCGGAAAGGCTGAGCAGGGGGTTGGCGGCCTCAAAGCCATTGGAGGTGCCGAGCAGGTCGATCTCCCCCGATTCGAGTGCCTGGATGGACGCTTCCCGTGATGGGTAGCGCAAGACCTTGACCGGCATCGACAAGGCTTTGGCCAGAATCCCGGCATAATCGGCGGTCAGTCCTTCGTAGTCACGCCCACTGGATGTGAGGTCGAAGGGCGGGTAGTCAGGGAGTGCCGTGCCCAGCACCAGCTCGCGTTTGTTCTGCAACCACTGGCGCTGGGTCTTGTCCAGAGAGGTGTCCAGTTGGACGGACCCTGCGCGGCTCAATAAGGTGAAGTGTTCCGGCTCCGGTTGAACAGCGAGCACAGTGGTGCTCAAGCACACGCCTGCGCTCAATACAATCAAATAATCCTTTATACGCCTGGGCATCCGCTTTCTCACACTAGCGCGTTTCGTTTTGCCAACTCGATAAGTTCTACCAAGGATTTGGCCTTTAATTTTTGCATGAGCCTCTTTTTATAAGTGCTGACGGTCTTGTTGCTTAGAAACATGCCTTTGGCAATTTCCTTGTTGGTGCGGCCTTGTGCAAAAAGTTGCAAAACCATCAGTTCCCGGTCATTAACCGATTTGAATAGTTCAAGTTCATGGGAGTGACTTTCCGAGCCTGCGGCGTTCAATGCCTGGCTGGGGAAATAGTTATAACCGGATAATACGGCGCGGATGGCGCTGAGCAGTTCGCTCAGGTCGCCTTCCTTGCACACATAGCCGTCGGCACCCGAGCGCATGCAGCGTGTGGCAAAGAGCGTAGGGGACTGCGCGGTCAGGACGAGGGTCTTCATCTGGGTGTTCATCGCGTTGAATCGGCACAACACTTCAAGCCCATCGAGTTTCGGAATACTGATGTCAAGAATG
Proteins encoded in this region:
- a CDS encoding ATP-binding protein, which produces MDSRLNAFLERADAVLARLEPLLPAPRQTIDWSHCLAARWQREGRTGYLLPLEVSLDMRLSDLIGVDKQRETLARNTQQFLDGLPANHALLWGSRGTGKSSMVRALLAQHAAAGLRLIEIERDHLADLPRVVEQLLKLPQRFILFCDDLSFEAGEGDYRVLKSVLDGSLEQAPENVLLYATSNRRHLVPENQSDNDNWKRVDGELHPSEAVEDKIALSDRFGLWLSFYPFTQEHFLDVVEHWIGELAGKAGLPWQRDEALDILAVRWATGRGNRNGRCAYQFARYWVGLKLLERQP
- a CDS encoding pyridoxal phosphate-dependent aminotransferase is translated as MQVSKSNKLANVCYDIRGPVLKHAKRLEEEGHRILKLNIGNPAPFGFEAPDEILQDVIRNLPTAQGYSDSKGLFSARKAVMQYYQQKQVEGVGIEDIYLGNGVSELIVMSMQALLNNGDEVLVPAPDYPLWTAAVTLAGGHPVHYLCDEGADWFPDLADIKAKITPNTKALVIINPNNPTGAVYSKEVLLGMLELARQHNLVVFSDEIYDKILYDDAVHVCTASLAPDLLCLTFNGLSKSYRVAGFRSGWIAISGPKHNAQSYIEGIDMLANMRLCANVPSQHAIQTALGGYQSINDLLLPQGRLLEQRNRTWELLNAIPGVSCVKPMGALYAFPRIDPKVCPIFNDEKFVLDLLLSEKLLVVQGTAFNWPWPDHFRVVTLPRVDDLDMAIGRIGNFLKSYRQ
- a CDS encoding GAF domain-containing protein, producing the protein MIDLQHAGTGLDGYAMLCAQLESLLADERDFIANSAQFSAFLFNQLDDLNWAGFYLNRNEELVLGPFQGQIACVRIPFGRGVCGAAAASRQTQRVEDVHAFPGHIACDSASNSELVVPLVKDGQLIGVLDLDSPSLARFTEQDSVGIEQLAAIFLRLTDCP
- a CDS encoding response regulator; the protein is MDIKFAHRLSYKQARLTVLVGFVLGTLLSLIQIGIDYASEDASINREIRSLLEISHNPASRIAYNIDAELAQELTLGLLQSPAIIRARLVDNNGVVLADVNRPRKESTYRPISDFLFGANRQFEDRLFLSHMPNESLGELHLDVDTYAFGSRFLRRAEITLLNGFARSLLLTGILLALFYVMLTQPLVRIIHALSTSKQTRLDCPPGHEHDEIGVLVNVANQQFENMETEIQQRRHAEDRLTEYLGQLENIVSARTLELKTSNQRLSQSNDELEAAKVNALGMAQARAAFLANMSHEIRTPLNGLLGMIALSLDSPLTAEQRQQLSIAHDSGKVLVELLNDILDLSKFDAGQLELESIPFDLGSLVEDTANLLSQNAASSVELTCLIDPQFPAQVIGDPTRVRQIVSNLLSNALKFTRFGRVDVRLSTHNDQVRIEVCDTGIGIAQEAQVKIFQPFTQAGAGITRQFGGTGLGLALTYNLCEAMRGRLSISSEVGFGSQFCAELPLPTHLPAVQQAPLQGEVIAITSAGSGLAELLTTLLPHWGLTPRCYPRDADLGGQSPDLLITDCPECLFRLRPTISAPILLVTAYGNFMPSEEVAALAPLQQQARPLSRTALYQILHRNLRSDTQPFLDPIQIETPPLAQRARILLVEDNPVNQLVAKGMLSKLGCEVVIAAHGGEALKFLEEQRFDMVLMDCNMPVMDGYEASRQIRRSGRWPDLPIVALTANALAEERERCRAAGMNDYLAKPFRREELNGLLDLWVPRTTSL
- a CDS encoding MarR family winged helix-turn-helix transcriptional regulator: MTVSLALDHQLCFKLYAASRAVTRAYKPMLDQLGLTYPQYLAMLVLWEWHAAAQALPTVRALGQRLMLDSGTLTPLLKRLEQLGLVRRQRSARDEREVHLSLSEAGAQLKGQAHALKTRLLCDSGVDLNQADALRDGLDQLLAQIKDLSSSAPTDPAGH
- a CDS encoding glutathione peroxidase produces the protein MSNPLLSIPCTTIKGEQKTLADFAGKAILVVNTASKCGFTPQYKGLEQLWQAYKDQGLVVLGFPCNQFGKQEPGNEGAISEFCELNFGVSFPLFKKIDVNGNDAHPLFVQLKQQAPGLLGSKGIKWNFTKFLIGRDGQVVKRFAPTTKPQDLTQEIEALLK
- the htpX gene encoding protease HtpX; protein product: MMRILLFLATNLAVVLIASITLSLFGFNGFMAANGVDLNLNQLLVFCAVFGFAGSLFSLFISKWMAKMSTSTQVITQPRTRHEQWLLQTVEQLSREAGIKMPEVGIFPAYEANAFATGWNKNDALVAVSQGMLERFSYDEVKAVLAHEIGHVANGDMVTLALVQGVVNTFVMFFARIIGNFVDKVIFKNEEGRGIAYYVATIFAELVLGFLASAITMWFSRKREFRADEAGARLAGTGAMIAALQHLRSEQGLPVHMPDSLTAFGINGGIKQGMARLFMSHPPLEERIDALRRRG
- the msrB gene encoding peptide-methionine (R)-S-oxide reductase MsrB, coding for MEKLQKTLEEWREMLDPAQYQVCRLKGTERPFSGKYNATTTDGVYHCICCNEPLFDSSTKFDAGCGWPSFYEPIAESAMIEIRDVSHGMIRTEVTCAKCDAHLGHVFPDGPPPTGLRYCINSVCLDFVPR